AACACAGGGCTTTGGTTATGACCCCATTTTCATTCCAGATGGTTTTGATGAGACTTTCGCCGAATTAGGAGAAGAAACTAAGAGCAACCTGAGCCACCGCGCGCACGCAGTGCGTATGCTTTTGAGAGTGGTGACCGGCCAAGAAGGCCAAGCTTAGGTTTTGTAAGGCTTCCTTTTAGACACCCTGCATTTCCTAGCGATAAGATCTGTCCCGGGTCATTTTGGTGCGGTTGATACCGAGCTGGGGCTCGGCCGCGAAATGAGCGCGGAATTGTTTTTTAAATCGTTGTCGTGTTCGTTGTCGTCGTCGGTCTAAAACCTAAATCAATTCGATGGTTTTTATTTTCGATCCGCTAATGGACGCGAATCCACGCTAATTTTTATAATCCGTTGTGCCGATCTGTGCTATGGGTTTCCTGGGGGTGAGATCTGTTGCGGATTATTTCGGGCAATTAATGCCGAGCTGGGGCTCGGCGTTCCCGGGATGGCGAACACTGGGGCTCGGACGCGGAAAACGCAGAATGGATGCGAATTTGTTTTTTAAATCGTTGTCGTGTTCGTTGTCGTCGTCGGTCCACAACCTAGATCAGTTCGATGGTTTGGGTTTTTATCCGCGAATGAACGCGAATAAACGCTAATTATTATGAGGGTTTTCAGAGATGAGACTACCGAGGCCGTTATGTTTGGTACTGCAGTTGCGATATTGATCGGTCTCCCTTCGCGCCGCTTCCTTAATCCTGGATTATGCAATAGGAGCGAGCGAGGAGGCGCCAGACGTTGATGCGAAAGGTATTAAAAATGCATGAATGCACAGCCGAATGGTGCGTCGAAGGCTTCTGTATGACTTTGTAGTGCAGAAGATTCTGCCTCATCTATTGCGTAATCTGGATTGAAATCTCGAAACAGCACCCACTCCTGGGAACGCTGAGCTCCAGCTCGGCTCTTCTCTCTGCGTCTCCAATGCCTTTCGTGAAGCACAAAGAACGTGCCATGATCACTCTACTGTTTTCGCAAACCTCTAAAACTCGTTAACCCGCACATCGCTGCGCCCTCAATAGACTTGGGAAGCCGCTTCCTACGATCACCAATACGTTCCATCCAGTCTTGGATATGCTTTTCTACAAAATGGGACGACCCGATCACAGCACCCTGAGTAAAATAGCGAATGGGTTGACGCAACAACACGGGCAGAGGTAACGCTCCCTCAGCATCCATTACCTCACGAAAAGCCTCATCGCTTATCCCAGCACCCTCACCATTGCGTTTCGGCCCGACACCTTTGGCAAAGATCACAGTGCGATACAGTGCCAATGCCTTGGATAAATCATCGTGAAGGGTCATCGCACACAGAGCTGCTCGCAACTGCCCCTGTCCGGCCAGCGCCTCAGCATAGCCGCAGAAACGATAATCCTTTGGATCATCCACCAACTTCGCTCGCTCCGGATTCAAGTCGATATAGGCGGCCACCGTCCGCAGCACCGCCGGATCGTCTTCGACAACAGTGCTTTTAAATCGATCGCACCACACAGGACCATAACGCCCGCGGCTACGATTAAACCAAATCGAAAAACGCTGCTTCAGTGTTTTCATAAATTCTGACATATCGACCATGCGTGCCTGGAGCACCGCACGTATATGGTTTTCCTCGTCAGAATTTGTCTTCAACGCCCCCTCCAGCACCGCCAAATCCATCGGTTGATGATCCGTCGGCTTCGGATACAACAGCGCATACCGCCGCACCAACTCCACATCCGATACCTCCTTCGCCGCACCACACACCCGCACCAACACAT
Above is a genomic segment from Opitutales bacterium containing:
- a CDS encoding transposase, producing the protein MAGFSGVEVLAYVVMSNHVHVLVRVCGAAKEVSDVELVRRYALLYPKPTDHQPMDLAVLEGALKTNSDEENHIRAVLQARMVDMSEFMKTLKQRFSIWFNRSRGRYGPVWCDRFKSTVVEDDPAVLRTVAAYIDLNPERAKLVDDPKDYRFCGYAEALAGQGQLRAALCAMTLHDDLSKALALYRTVIFAKGVGPKRNGEGAGISDEAFREVMDAEGALPLPVLLRQPIRYFTQGAVIGSSHFVEKHIQDWMERIGDRRKRLPKSIEGAAMCGLTSFRGLRKQ